The sequence below is a genomic window from Ovis canadensis isolate MfBH-ARS-UI-01 breed Bighorn chromosome 1, ARS-UI_OviCan_v2, whole genome shotgun sequence.
tttcattccaatcccaaaaaaaggcaatgccaaagaatattcaaactaccatagagttgcactcatttcacatgctagcaaggtaatgctcaaaatccttccagataggcttcaacaataggtgaactgagaacttccagatctactagctgcatttagaaaaggtggctgaaccagagattaaattgccaatgccagttggatcatagaaaaagcaagagaatttcaaaaaaaacatctacttctgcttcattgactacactaaagcatttgactgtgtggatcacaacaaactgaaaaattcttaaagagatgggaataccagactaccttacctgactcctgagaaacttgtagcaggtcaaaaagcaacagttagaatcagatatgaaacaacaaactggttcaaaattgcaaaaggagtatgtcaaggctgtattttgtcaccctgcttatttaacttctatgcagggtacattaggtgaaatgctgggctggatgaagctcaagttaaaatcaagattgctgggagaaatagcaataacctcagatatgcagacgacaacaccctaatggcagaaagcaaagaggaactaaagagcctcttgttgaaggtgaaagaggatagtgaaaagtttggcttaaaactcaacattcaaaaaatgaagatcatggcacctggtcccatcacttcatggcaaatagatagggaaaaaatggaaacagtgacaaagtttattttcttgggttccaaaatcaccgcagatggtgactgccgccatgaaattaaaagacgcttgctccttggaagaaaagttatgatgaacctagacagcgtataaaaaagctgagacatcactttgcccacaaagttccatataatcaaagctatggtgtttccagtagtcatgtatggatgtgagagttggaccataaagaaagctgagtgaaactgtggtgctggagaagactcttgagagtcccttgaacagcaaggagatcaaaccagtcaatcctaaagcaaatcaacactgaatcttcattggaaggactgatgctgaatctgaagctccaatattttgatcagctgatgcaaagagccgactcattggaaaagaccctgatgctgggaaagattgagggcaggaggagaagaggatgacagaggatgagatggttggatggcatcactgactcaatggacataagtttgcataaactcagggagatggtgaaggacagggaagcctggagttctgcagtccatggggttgcaaagagtcagacataactgagtggctgaacagcaacaacaaataattaatctcaaagtACTTTCACAGTGCCAGAATAAAAGATATTAGGAGAATATATTAGTAAGGAGTTATTGAATTAATTCCTTCTATCTAATAAAGGAATACAATTTCTCTAGTATACTAATGCATTACTCAGTTAAGTTTTAGAGACTATCTCTGAATTAGAAGCATAAGTTTTCTTACCTTCTGCTTGGTTATTCGCTTTTTCTATAGAGAAAAAGACTGAGCATCAAGTTCACTATAGAAACAGGCACTTACCTTTATCCAGCTCTATGGACAGACTCTTGTTGCCAGTCAAGTGGGAGACAGAGCAGGACACGTTCAGCACATGGCGGCCACCCCAGCGGCAAGTACTCTGGACGGTCACTGTGCCATTGCCCCAGTAAGGCTCTTGCTCAGTGGCACAATCCCCCTCTGGGGTCCAGGAGATCTGTGCAGCCGGCTTCCCTACAGCAGCCTTGCACACTGCAGTTCCCTTCTCAGTTTGAACAAGGGTCACTTCAGGGGGCACTGCAGAAATGTAGGGGAAATGCTTCAGTCTTAAAACCTGGGACATAGAATTCAGAGATTTGTTTCAGTCCCAAATCTAGTGATTGGAAATACCAAAATATATGATGTTCCTTACCTAACACTTGGAGGTGATACTCATGCTGGAAATTCCCATTACTTGTTGCTATTTGGCACGTGTAATTCCCATCATGAGTGATGGCCACTGGATCGATCTGAAGGGCAGGATTCCCGTCAGGTCCAGAGGCCCAGGTTATTCTCTTGTCAGTACAGTTTCCTCCTGTGGTCTGATTTGTATCACGTCTGTAGGCTCTGAAGCAGTGCGGCTTGTCTCTGAGGACTATTTCCCATGTTACCAACACACTTAGCCACAGCACAGGAGGGAAGTGAGCACAGCTTTTGTATCTACTAGTTCTGATAGTGAAGTTTTAACTGAACACCCACACAGGcacaaacatgaaaataataagagaaaagCTCTTTATAGAACTTCATGCATTAAAATTAATTCACAGTATATTACATGAAGTTGTACTTGAACTTTGCTGGTGGTCATATTCCAGAAATATTAGACTTACACAAGAAAtttcatgaaatatatataaccctggagaaggaaattgtaactcactacagtatccttgcctggagaatatataaaatattaaacttaTCCAAAGATTAACCAACTTCATCCTGTATTATGGATCATTAAGAAAGCAACATGAATTATATATGCAACAAAATTTTTCAAGTGTTATTAGTTCAGAAGATTTGATGTCTATAAAACaaacagataagaaaatagaatctATAAGACAGTGTTCTAAATCTAATCTTTTGGTGATAGAGACTCGCAGATTTATCTTGTAATTCATACTCCCCAGGATAGAAAAGGGaataataagtgatgttttgTCTCTTCCTAAGTTTTGATGAGAGAATAAATCAGCAACCTCAGAACTAAATGCCTATTCCTAAGAGCAGCACTTCAGACAAGCCTTAAGTAGAGCGGCATTCAGGTTAAGCAACCTGGGAAGTTTTTAAAGAAGCTGGAGacttttcaagtttatttttcatttggagAATCCCAACGTCAGTAACATCAACagatcttccttccttcctccttccctcactcCGTCCCTCttgttcttccttctttccttccgtCCTTTTTTCCTATTCAGTTATACTACCAGGCCGTTCAACTGTGAACTTTGCTTGCAGATTTTATTTCTGGACATTAAATGTAACTAtgagaattaaatttaaaaaaagtttccctTTGTCcatcttttaaagtaaaaattcagCCCTGCAAAGCTACAGATATTTTCCAATTTAAAAGGTCACTCTCTCCCATAAATTCACATAATGTTTCTGTGCGTGGTAGGCATTTGGTGAGATACTCTCATTAGGTGTGTCTGTTACAACTCACCTCTAACAGAAGTGCATGTCAGCTATTTCTTCATAAATAGAATCAGCTATAGTGGACAAGAAGTTTATATGGATGAAGCTTGTCTGTACTAAACTCTGCATTTAATATCTCCCttctcatcttctggtgtcaccTGCCTCTTCAGAGATGTACTCAAGTCCTTGCATTTTATAGCCAAATAAAGATCACATAACTAATGAAGGAAGATGGAGGGTTTTAAAAGCAGAGTGAAGGCTGTCAAGTCATATTCTTCCCATTACTCCAAGCAATATTCCTTTCCAGAGGGAACCTCTTGTCAAAGATGTAGATACAAGCAAGAACTTTCTAATTACTTAAGAAATCACatgaaatatataaagtattaaaaCTTTGTGGAAAACAACTAGAGTGGGTATGAGTAAACAGATCTGTACACAAGGGAAAGATGATGAAGATAACACCAGAGAGATAAAGAGACTGATGAGATAGCAAGGTGTTAATGTCCTTTGTGTTCTCGGGAGTTTGAACTTTACCTTGTAAACAGTTTAAGTTTAATGTTTTTGCTAGTATTTATCCTCAAGTTCTGACTGTTTTTTTAAGGGAACGTACTTGCTAGTCAAATAAGCACACTTGCACAGGGGCACAATATCCAAAGAAGTAACTCCAACAGTGAAGATTCCAAGCATGGCAGATATTTTACGTCCTTTCCTCTTCCATTCTCTGAACTTCGATCACCCTTCACGTATAATGATAGTTCTTATGGTATTGCTAGTATTTCActctttcttcattctcttctttcattttcacaccTGTTGTGATAATTTACACAATGGCCAGAGCCAGCCCCACAGTCAATGGATTTGGCTCCTACAAATATATTCTTTGTACATTCCTGTGATCAGCTACAGTGATTTTTACCTCCTACTTCCCAGAGAAGATAGAGGATAGAGTCTCATCTTTGTTTCCAAATCAGCGGTCATATCTCATCTTTTCTGCATCCCTTGTCTATAAATATGCACACAGACAAATTCCAGTTGGCTTCGGGGCATTCCCTTTGTCTTCTCACTACCATACCCTAGGTTAAGTCCCTGTCACCGTGCACCTAGATTGCTGCAAAAGCCTCCTAACTTCTGTCGCTGTCTCAAAACTCTTCTCTCTTCCGTTCATACCTTACACTGCCGCCAGTATATCATTCTGCAACACAGATGTCATTCCCTCAACTCTAAAACCCTCCAAACATCTCTCATGGCCTAAAGGACAAATTTAAATGTCTTCATATTGGCTTTGAAAGCCCTCTTTTTCACATTGACTCACTTTACATTTGACTACATTGCCTCCACACTCCAGAAAAAACACCAAGTACAATTCTATTTCTATGTCATTTCTCACATTGTTTTCACTCTCCAAGGTGGTCAGTATActgctttttttctatttaaatacgCTTTCTTTAAGACCCAGTTTACTGCTATATGCTCTGTGAACCCTTTCCAAAGCATTGGTGCTTAAccactccctttctcccttgataCACTTGCTATGAGTGCTTACCTCCTCTGTCTGTCTGATAGCTGAGCTCCTGATGGCTGGGTTCCCCCACAAAACTGGGCTCCCTTGGGGCTCTTTGATAGTCTTGTTAATCTTATGTTCCCCACAaagcccagcacagtgcctgatagAGAACACTCCATAGTCTTCCAGTGGAATTGAACTGCTTTAGGGGAGGACAGGTGGGGTCATTCAGGTTCCTTATCCCACAGCGTTCAGATCACCATATTCTTCAACTGGGCATGAGGCTGGCACTCAGTCCAGACCATTGACTCTGTTTCTAAGTAAGCTCAACATTTCATGCTTCAGTACtggcctcaaaaaataaaaaagcatactGCCTTCTGGATAAAGTGTTAACAGTGCTCTGCTTTATGTCCATAGATGAGTAATTGTTGAAGCTAGAAAATATGCAGAGAAAAGTAGATGAAATCAATTTTAGATACATAAATGGAGTAAAAACCATTATTTCTCCATAAGAGCTTGTGTACAATATGATAGAAAATCAATTAACCGTAGTTAAAATCATAAGAAAATCcttaaaagacagaaattcaAGGTTTTTCCTTGGAAAAACATGCTGACATATGAAAAGTACCTTTATAAGGTACTAATGAATGATTTTCCCATTTATGAGACACCTTGTTTTGTACCTGACAACTATTTTGTACAAAGTAACCCCACCTCCTCCCAAGCCATAATGTATTGGTTCATCATGGGCACTTCATGTGAGCTGGACTGATTATAATCCTCTTACCACATACCACCCCCTGCTTAAAATTATTTGGCCCAGTGGTGGGCACTGCACACAACAgtattttctaaaagaattttGAAACCAGAATTAAGAAGAGTAGTtcatccccttccttccttccttttcctactgtgatggttaattttacatgTCAGCTTGGCTAGCCATGTTATCCCAAAATTTGGTCAAACACTATTCTAGATatttctgtgaaaatatttttagatgaaattaacttttaagtcagtgaaagaaagtgaagtcattcagtggcgtatgaatctttgcaaccccatggactatagcctgccagactcctccatccatgggattttccaggcaggaatactggagtgggttgccatttccttctgcaggggatcttcctgacccaaggatcaaacctgggtctaccgcattgcaggcagactctttaccatctgagccaccgaagAATCCCTTTAAGTCAGTAGACTTTGAATAAAGTAAATTACCCTCCaaaatgtgggtgggcctcatccaatcagttgaaggcttaATAGAAAAAGACTGAGCTTGTAGGCAAGGGAGCTCTGCCAGCAGTCTGCCTTCAGACGCCAAGTGCAACTCTTACCCAGGGTTTCCAGCGTTATGGCCTACTCTGCATATTTTGAACTTGCCAAGTCTCCGCAATCATGTGAACGAATTTCTTAAAGTAAATTAATCTCCCCTCTACACCCCCACCTTGCTTTTGCTTCATTCTTCCTAAAATAGGTCTATTTGTCAGGGTTCCTCAGGGAAACAGAACaggatgtgtatatgtgtgttggaCATACATCCAGAGACAGAGGTACAGAGGGAGGTACAGAGAGAGAGGTAACAGTCTTTACTTTGTTCAAGTTCTCAGTTTCATAGTTTTTGAGACCTATATGCATTCCTTCTCTTGAATTTTGCAGTGTCTGAGAGTCAAAATAGTCTTAATCTACTTCAAATTTGGTTTTTGAAAACCCTctgttttatagtatttttagtatttagtattttaaatatttttatagtatttttctgaacaacaataatttaaaaagtacttcTTATATATGACCACAATTCAATAagcatttgggggcttccctggtggctcactggcaaagaatccacctgccaatgcagggggcatgggttcaattgcTGGCCCCACaggctgcggagcaactaagcccgtgctccacaactattgctcctgtgccctagagcccaggaaccacagctcctgagcctacATGCCGCAACTGCTGACGCCtatgtgcctggagcctgtgctcagccACAAAAGaggccaccacaacgagaagctcACCCTCCTAgaaagcagcccctgctctcagcaactagagaaaaggcagcaagcagcgaagacccagcacagctaataaataaataaaattatagaaaataagcATTCGTGAATCCTAAGCttacaaaaatacacattttactcCCCATTCTAATTTTATATCCATtttcaccacattaaaaaaataaacaaagagcctgtcacagatacagagaagaaactgcTGGTTACTAGTGGGTAGAGGGAACATGGGGAGGGGCAATACAGGAGTAGGGGAGTAAGAGGTGCAAAGTATTATCTATAGaataagctacaaagatacaTTGTAAaatagggaatatagccaatattttgagcataacatttaaaaattctgaataacTATTTTGCGTACATGTAACTTaaataatattatgtatcaactatacttgaataaaaataatttttaaaaatatgttgacataagaaaaataaataaatagattcaaTAAAGTTCTTAAAAATAAGCAGTAAACAAGTCTCTGAAATAATTTGACTTTTCTAGACAGCTAAATATTACTGTTTTGGGCTGGAAgtaagacaaaggatgagattctAACTATTGAATTTAGTTCATATTAGGCTCAAATATCTATTCCAGAAACAGATAAGAGATGAGAGCTGACCTCAGAGGGATTACTTTGTAGCTTTACCAAAGGGCTGGCTAATGAGTGAACTTTTGAGCCTTTGTATTCCATATGGTCACTGTTGCAAGTATTCAACTCTGCTCTTGCAGCAAGAAAGAAGCCACATATAACAAGGGAACAAATGTGCATGGCTTTgtccaaaaaaaaatttatttgtaaaaatatgaCTAGATTTTATCCACAGGCCACAATTTGCTGCCTCGATTTAAAGTATAGTATTTCACTTGCCCTAATGCCATTTCTTGCatttatcacaattaaaaataagcaatgaACATCTACTGCATGTtctattttcttctgctttctttgccttttaaaagTAAACTAAATCTCCAGTGACAACCCCAAGTTCTTCCTCAAATTaacttcctgttttgtttttgacatgtaatttctttccttctttccttccttccctttcttcctctttttctccatccctccttcttttccttcctcccctcttttCTTAGCCTAAGTGTGACAAGTATTGAGGGCATCTGACGGGATCCCAGTGAATAATAAAACTACAGTGAGCCTGCCCATTCCCAGCTAAAGGGGAGCTGTCTGGTGGTCAGAAGACAACAGCCATGATAGTGTAAGGTTACTGGAGCTTATGAAGGCTTTCTCTTGTAGGTATTTTGGTCTGTGCACCTTGAGACCCAATGCTTCTGGAAGAAAGTGTTTCACAAATATGGTATCCTGTGGTCCTTGCAAAACAGAATTCTTCTTCAGTGTCAATTCCTCACATATTCGTCACACATTGTGCTCCCTATTTTAAAGATATAGGTTGTTATCCGTGGAAAATTCAGAGAACCCAGCCTTGATTAATGCCTTTCAAAGGATAGTCAAAGGCTTTTCTTCTATCCTCTAGATTCTATTTCAAATACCCCACAGACAGTGTTAATTTTAGTGATAAAACACATGATTTTCATTCAAGAActgttaagtgaaagtgaaagtcgttcagtcgtgtctgagtctttgcaaccccatggaatatccagcccatagaattctccaagtcagaacactggagtgggtagcctttcccttctccaggggatcttcccaacccaggaattgaactggggtctcctgcattgcaagtggattcattatcaactgagctatcagttaAGTTGCTGCCATTTCAGTAGATActcattttagccattttgttTGAGAGTGTTGACAATTTGGCACGCTTGTTATCAGATATAACTAAATTGGTGCCTTGATACTGGAGGATTCTGTTGTAATAGCTTTGTCATGCATTAGTGGTGTCTTCAAAATTGACTGAAGTAAGTCTTCAAGTATATTGAATTTCAGTGATCTCTTACTGGCTGGAGAATGGAAGAGATTTTATGGTTAATAAAGGTATTTTAGAGAATGGAGGCCCATGGAGAATCCTGCCTTTAAAACCAGACACAAAATTCTCCTACAAGTAAACAAAATACCACCTTCCAAAGAATACGCTGAGAAGGAAAATCAGTAAATTATCTCTGCAACTTCTCATGCCAGAGATAAAACCCGCAACTTGGAACGCACCCCTTAAGTGTACTAAAATGGTTgtttttagaagagaaaaaaaattgtccttGTTTCACAAATATTCCtgtgattatttttataatagtggattcattttaaaacttaattgcTAATGTGAGTTATTCCATTTCATTACCTCCATTGGCAACAAGTTTGTATAGAATGTCAATTCCATATCAAGTATCATGTCTTCCCTGATAGAAGAAAGCATCCTTCTTACAGTCTTGGTTGAAACTTTGCATGCACTGAAGTATTACAACAAATGATCAAAGGTCCTGAgacttctttcttaatttttcagatgaaaccagattttcttttaagtttaGAGACATTAGGCTTTACATTGTTCATATCAGATATCTGAAATTGGCTCTCTAATCTGGTTACATTTAAAGACTGTAATGACTCTATTTCTAGAGATGAAGAGGGTACTAATAATCCACAACCTTTAGTAATAGAGATATGTGAAGTATAACCATTGGATACTTCtcattaaattcttttaaaaggttCTGAGAGACCATGTATTTACACTTTAGAACATTTTAGCCTAGCAAGATTGGCTGGTTTCCCCTCACTGCCCTGGAAAGTAAAGGGGAAAagtatgagttcagttcagttcagtccagtcactcagtcatgtcggtctctttgcgaccccatgaaccacagcacgccaggccttcctgtccctcaacAGCTCCCCGAGCTCACCCtaactcatgttcatagagtcggtaatgccatccaaccatctcatcctctgtcgtcccttcctcctcctgccctcaatcttgcccagcatcagggtct
It includes:
- the LOC138420193 gene encoding cell surface glycoprotein CD200 receptor 1-like isoform X2, producing MSVLRDKPHCFRAYRRDTNQTTGGNCTDKRITWASGPDGNPALQIDPVAITHDGNYTCQIATSNGNFQHEYHLQVLVPPEVTLVQTEKGTAVCKAAVGKPAAQISWTPEGDCATEQEPYWGNGTVTVQSTCRWGGRHVLNVSCSVSHLTGNKSLSIELDKGVRTLGFPGSDLLIILCVKSSLLLVILVFVGFIHFQRTNDCRSRK
- the LOC138420193 gene encoding cell surface glycoprotein CD200 receptor 1-like isoform X1, whose amino-acid sequence is MSVLRDKPHCFRAYRRDTNQTTGGNCTDKRITWASGPDGNPALQIDPVAITHDGNYTCQIATSNGNFQHEYHLQVLVPPEVTLVQTEKGTAVCKAAVGKPAAQISWTPEGDCATEQEPYWGNGTVTVQSTCRWGGRHVLNVSCSVSHLTGNKSLSIELDKGVRTLGFPGSDLLIILCVKSSLLLVILVFVGFIHFQRTNDCRRDSIAA